The following coding sequences are from one Stegostoma tigrinum isolate sSteTig4 chromosome 11, sSteTig4.hap1, whole genome shotgun sequence window:
- the rpl29 gene encoding 60S ribosomal protein L29, which yields MAKSKNHTNHNQSSKWHRTGIKKPKSYRFEPLKGVDPKFLRNMRFAKKHNKKGAGKVESKK from the exons ATGGCCAAGTCGAAGAACCACACTAACCATAACCAAT CCAGCAAGTGGCACAGAACAGGGATCAAAAAGCCCAAGTCTTATCGATTTGAACCCCTGAAAGGA gtTGATCCTAAGTTTCTGAGGAATATGCGTTTTGCCAAGAAGCACAATAAGAAAGGAGCTGGCAAGGTTGAAAgcaaaaaataa